The genome window GCGGATGATCCGCGGCCGCGACTGGGAGGCCCTCGTGCCCGACGCCGTCGTCGACGTGATCCGCGAGGTCGACGGCGTCGAGCGCATCCGCCGGATCGCCGAGACCGACTCGAACGGCGACGAGCCCTCGGATCAATAGGGCGGGGAATACGACCGTGTGAGCGTTCGTTTGCCGCGAATCGCCTGTCACGGACTGACGGAGAGCGTTTTCGACGGCTCCGGTCGCTTATAAAAGAGTGTCAGCGGATCGGTAGTGTCTATTTTCGAAACTTCAGTCACTCACTTATAAATAGTCGATTACGGATCGGTGGCGAACACCTCCAAAGACCCAGTTGCTTGTATATAAATAACTGACCGTAGATCGGTGGCAAACACCTCCAAATCCCCAGCTACTCGCTTATAAATAACTGACCGTGGACCGGCGGCGAACACCTCCAAAGCCCCAGCCGCGAGGACTCGCGCGGCTCGGTGCGCGCTTCAGTCGCTCGCGTTGCTCGCTCCTTCCAGTGCTTGCGTCGCCTACGGCGCCCCCGCGGCTGCCCCTTTGAGTCCCGCCCCGCACCGCAACCGCACCTCACACCTCCCCAGCCTCGTCGCTCGCTTCGCTCGCGACTCCCTCGCGCGTGCGACTCGCGCCCTGCGGGCGCTCGTCGGCACGCTGGGAGGCGCGACGCGCCTCTTACAGCCGGCGGCAGAGCCGCCGGCGACGCCACCGCAGTTGTCGATTGTCGAGTGAGCGGCGCGGCCGCCCGTTCCTTTTAAATCTGCGCCGACCGCGGGTTCTGACATGATAACGCTCGCCTCGGACTTCGGCTCGCCGTACCCCGCCGCGATGAAGGGCGTGATCCGCCGACACACGGACGCCGAGATGATCGACGTCGCGCACGACCTCCCGCGCGGGGACCCGCGCGCGGCGGCCTTCTGGCTCCGGTTCGTCCTCCCCGAGTTCCCGCCGGCGGTCCACTGCGCCGTGATCGACCCCGGCGTCGGCACCGACCGGTCCGCCCTGGTCGTCCGCGCCGGCGCGAACGTCATCGTGGCCCCGGACAACGGCCTCGCGATGCCGCCCGCCCGGGCGCTGGCGGGCGCCGAGGGCGACGTCGAAGCGTGGACCGTCGCGGTCGACGACCCCGCGAGCGAGACGTTCCACGGGCGCGACGTGTTCGCCCCGACCGCGGCCCGGGTCCGTGTCGCGCTCGACGACGAACTGGCGGCGGCCGGCGCGCCGGACGATGCGCCCGACGCCGACGCGGTCGCCGAGACGCTGGACGCGATGGAGGGCCTCACGCCCGCGGCCGACCCGGTCGACGTCCGCTTCCCGGAGCCGTCGATCGAGCGCGACGGCGACGACGGTAGCGACGGCGAGGAGGGCGATGGCGGCGGAGGCGACGGCGACGTGACCGCCGTCGACGGCGAGGTACTCGCGATCGACCGGTTCGGCAACGTGATCACGAACGTCCCCGGCGAGCTGATCCGCGGCCGCGACTGGATCCGGGTCAACGGCGACCTCACTCCGGTCGCGGAGACGTTCGGCGCGGTCGAGCCCGGCG of Halorubrum trapanicum contains these proteins:
- a CDS encoding S-adenosyl-l-methionine hydroxide adenosyltransferase family protein, with protein sequence MITLASDFGSPYPAAMKGVIRRHTDAEMIDVAHDLPRGDPRAAAFWLRFVLPEFPPAVHCAVIDPGVGTDRSALVVRAGANVIVAPDNGLAMPPARALAGAEGDVEAWTVAVDDPASETFHGRDVFAPTAARVRVALDDELAAAGAPDDAPDADAVAETLDAMEGLTPAADPVDVRFPEPSIERDGDDGSDGEEGDGGGGDGDVTAVDGEVLAIDRFGNVITNVPGELIRGRDWIRVNGDLTPVAETFGAVEPGERLVTVGSHGYAECDVNDGRGDGAFDLRPGDSVRFVPDSVSL